In Streptomyces dangxiongensis, one DNA window encodes the following:
- a CDS encoding WhiB family transcriptional regulator, whose amino-acid sequence MTELVQQLLVDDADEELGWQERALCAQTDPESFFPEKGGSTREAKKVCLACEVRSECLEYALANDERFGIWGGLSERERRRLKKAAV is encoded by the coding sequence ATGACCGAGCTGGTGCAGCAACTGCTGGTCGACGACGCGGACGAGGAACTCGGCTGGCAGGAGCGCGCGCTGTGCGCCCAGACCGACCCCGAGTCCTTCTTCCCCGAGAAGGGCGGCTCCACCAGAGAGGCCAAAAAGGTCTGTCTCGCCTGCGAGGTCCGCTCCGAGTGCCTCGAGTACGCCCTCGCCAACGACGAGCGGTTCGGCATCTGGGGCGGGCTCTCCGAGCGGGAACGCCGCCGGCTGAAGAAGGCCGCCGTCTGA